One window of the Candidatus Yanofskybacteria bacterium genome contains the following:
- the mraY gene encoding phospho-N-acetylmuramoyl-pentapeptide-transferase, which produces MEVREIFSVLNVVKIAGTATISFFVAILLTPIWTKVLYKYQLGKQVIRKETAPIFSEMHKKKVGTPTMGGVVIWMTVVVITVMFWALAKLFPGSVFSELNFLSRAQTWVPLAALIISAIFGLVDDYFGVRRIGPGGGGLKMRDRILMYVLVGAGLAWWFYVKLGWNFVNIPFLGDMVIGWWYVPFFVFIIVASAFSANETDGLDGLAAGIFLTMFVAYGAIAFDQGRVDLVVFMASIIGALIAFLWFNIYPAKFFMGDTGSMSLGVTLGVVAMFTNTPLLLIPIAMIFIVESGSVIIQLTSKKLRGKKIFLSTPIHHHFEALGWHETQVTMRFWMISAIGAIIGLIIFLVDSKIPAMLFK; this is translated from the coding sequence ATGGAGGTAAGGGAAATATTTAGTGTTCTAAATGTGGTCAAGATAGCCGGTACGGCAACGATCTCTTTTTTCGTTGCTATTTTATTGACTCCGATATGGACCAAGGTTTTATACAAGTATCAGCTGGGCAAGCAGGTCATTCGAAAAGAAACCGCTCCTATCTTCTCTGAGATGCATAAGAAAAAAGTCGGGACTCCGACTATGGGCGGGGTGGTTATCTGGATGACCGTAGTCGTTATAACTGTTATGTTCTGGGCGCTAGCCAAATTGTTCCCAGGTAGCGTTTTTTCTGAACTAAATTTCTTATCTAGAGCTCAGACTTGGGTGCCTCTCGCGGCTTTGATTATCAGCGCCATTTTTGGATTGGTGGATGATTACTTCGGAGTAAGAAGGATAGGCCCCGGTGGGGGCGGTTTAAAGATGCGCGACAGAATCTTAATGTATGTTCTTGTTGGTGCCGGATTAGCTTGGTGGTTCTATGTAAAACTTGGTTGGAATTTTGTGAATATCCCATTCCTGGGAGATATGGTCATTGGTTGGTGGTATGTGCCGTTTTTCGTTTTTATAATTGTTGCTAGCGCTTTCTCCGCTAATGAAACTGACGGTTTAGATGGATTGGCCGCCGGCATATTTCTAACAATGTTCGTTGCTTATGGAGCGATAGCTTTCGATCAGGGCAGGGTAGATCTGGTTGTGTTTATGGCTTCTATCATTGGAGCGTTGATTGCTTTTCTGTGGTTTAATATTTATCCAGCTAAGTTTTTTATGGGCGATACGGGCTCGATGTCTCTTGGCGTTACTCTTGGTGTTGTGGCAATGTTCACTAATACGCCATTATTATTGATCCCAATTGCCATGATTTTTATAGTCGAGTCTGGGTCCGTTATCATTCAACTGACTTCGAAAAAATTACGAGGAAAAAAGATATTCCTGTCTACTCCTATCCATCATCATTTTGAGGCCTTGGGTTGGCACGAGACTCAGGTCACAATGCGCTTTTGGATGATCTCCGCAATCGGCGCGATCATCGGCTTAATTATATTTCTCGTTGATTCCAAAATCCCTGCGATGTTATTCAAATAG